In Notamacropus eugenii isolate mMacEug1 chromosome 1, mMacEug1.pri_v2, whole genome shotgun sequence, one genomic interval encodes:
- the SMIM23 gene encoding small integral membrane protein 23: protein MQVGHEGIVWRRNADSSGRIVNAFRDKKQSILIALVLFLYVAMWLSGKSWETSEGIKECHYHQNHGISQKLDNQLKEPVKPMGLWLRESLDVLQERLEQELRALEQQVKDLEEWLDYHLKDLGSEEKCVTLTNHF from the exons ATGCAGGTTGGACATGAAGGCATTGTCTGGAGAAGAAACGCAGACTCATCTGGAAGAATTGTCAATGCTTTTAGAGACAAAAAACAG AGCATACTGATAGCGCTGGTTTTGTTCCTGTACGTGGCCATGTGGTTATCAG GAAAAAGCTGGGAGACCTCAGAAGGGATCAAAGAATGTCATTACCATCAGAATCATGGCATTTCCCAG AAACTTGATAATCAACTCAAGGAACCAGTCAAGCCTATGGGACTGTGGTTGAGAGAGAGTCTAGACGTCCTTCAGGAGAGACTGGAGCAAGAATTAAGGGCCCTGGAACAACAGGTGAAAGACCTGGAAGAATGGTTAGATTATCACTTAAAGGATCTGGGGTCAGAAGAAAAGTGTGTAACCCTCACAAATCACTTTTAA